One segment of Podospora pseudopauciseta strain CBS 411.78 chromosome 5 map unlocalized CBS411.78m_5.2, whole genome shotgun sequence DNA contains the following:
- the lcc1 gene encoding laccase, multicopper oxidase, benzenediol:oxygen oxidorectuctase (EggNog:ENOG503NVU0; COG:Q; CAZy:AA1), translating to MMKSFFSAAALLLGLVAPSAVLAAPSLPGVPREVTRDLLRPVEERQSSCHTAANRACWAPGFDINTDYEVSTPNTGVTRTYTLTLTEVDNWLGPDGVVKQKVMLVNGDIFGPTITANWGDWIQVNVINNLRTNGTSIHWHGLHQKGTNMHDGANGVTECPIPPKGGSRIYRFRAQQYGTSWYHSHFSAQYGNGVVGTIVVNGPASVPYDIDLGVFPITDYYHKPADVLVEETMNGGPPPSDTVLFKGHGKNPQTGAGKFANVTLTPGKRHRLRIINTSTHDHFQLKLQNHTMTIIAADMVPVQAQTVDSLFLAVGQRYDVTIDANKSVGNYWFNATFGGGLACGASLNPHPAAVFRYQGAPNTLPTNIGTPAADANCMDLNNLTPVVSRSVPTSGFTPRPNNTLPVSLTLGGTPLFVWKVNGSSINVDWDKPIVDYVIAQNTSYPPQANVITVNSVNQWTYWLIENDPTGPFSIPHPMHLHGHDFLVVGRSPDQPAGVPQTRYRFNPATDMALLKSSNPVRRDVAMLPANGWLLIAFKSDNPGAWLFHCHIAWHVSGGLSVQYLERPNDLRNGFSQADKNQHNNNCNAWRAYWPTNPFPKIDSGLKVKKWVGEHPDWYIKN from the exons ATGATGAAGTCCTTCTTCAGCGCCGCGGCGCTCCTGCTTGGCCTCGTCGCCCCCAGCGCCGTCCTGGCCGCACCTTCTCTCCCGGGCGTGCCCCGTGAGGTCACTCGTGATCTTCTTCGTCCCGTCGAAGAGAGGCAGTCTTCGTGCCACACTGCCGCCAACCGTGCTTGCTGGGCCCCCGGTTTTGATATCAACACGGACTACGAAGTCAGCACTCCCAACACCGGAGTCACACGCACA TATACTCTGACCTTGACCGAAGTTGACAACTGGCTCGGTCCCGATGGCGTGGTTAAGCAGAAGGTTATGCTTGTCAATGGTGACATCTTTG GGCCTACCATTACTGCTAACTGGGGTGATTGGATTCAAGTCAATGTCATCAACAATCTCAGGACTAATGG CACCTCTATTCATTGGCACGGTCTCCACCAGAAAGGAACAAACATGCACGACGGTGCCAACGGTGTCACCGAATGCCCTATCCCGCCCAAGGGAGGCAGCCGCATCTACAGGTTCCGCGCTCAGCAATATGGCACCAGTTGGTACCACTCGCATTTCTCGGCCCAATATGGCAACGGCGTCGTTGGAACCATCGTGGTCAATGGTCCTGCTTCGGTTCCCTACGATATCGATCTTGGTGTCTTCCCCATCACCGACTACTACCACAAGCCGGCTGATGTCCTGGTTGAGGAAACCATGAACGGcggcccccctcccagtGACACTGTTCTCTTCAAAGGGCACGGAAAGAATCCCCAGACCGGCGCTGGTAAATTTGCCAATGTCACGCTCACCCCCGGCAAGCGTCATCGTCTccgcatcatcaacacctcgACCCACGATCACTTCCAGCTGAAGCTCCAGAATCACACCATGACCATCATTGCCGCCGACATGGTTCCCGTTCAGGCCCAGACTGTTGACAGTCTCTTCCTTGCCGTTGGCCAGCGCTACGATGTCACTATTGACGCCAACAAGAGTGTTGGGAACTACTGGTTCAACGCCACCTTTGGCGGCGGTCTTGCCTGCGGTGCTTCGCTCAATCCTCACCCGGCTGCAGTCTTCCGCTACCAGGGAGCTCCTAACACTCTCCCGACCAACATTGGCActcctgctgctgatgcCAACTGCATGGACCTCAACAACTTGACACCTGTTGTCTCCCGCAGCGTTCCTACTAGTGGTTTCACTCCCCGCCCTAACAACACTCTGCCCGTCTCCTTGACCCTCGGCGGCACACCCCTCTTTGTCTGGAAGGTCAATGGCAGCTCCATTAATGTCGACTGGGACAAACCGATTGTTGACTACGTCATTGCCCAAAACACCAGCTATCCTCCTCAAGCCAACGTCATCACCGTCAACAGCGTCAACCAGTGGACTTACTGGCTCATCGAGAACGACCCTACCGGCCCCTTCAGCATTCCGCACCCGATGCATCTTCACGGTCATGATTTCCTTGTCGTCGGCCGCTCCCCCGACCAACCGGCCGGCGTTCCTCAGACACGCTACCGCTTCAATCCCGCCACTGACATGGCCCTGCTCAAGAGCTCCAACCCGGTCCGTCGCGACGTCGCCATGCTTCCCGCCAACGGATGGCTGCTCATCGCCTTCAAGTCTGACAATCCCGGTGCTTGGCTTTTCCACTGCCACATTGCCTGGCACGTGTCTGGCGGTTTGTCGGTGCAGTATCTCGAGCGCCCCAATGACTTGCGCAACGGTTTCAGCCAGGCGGACAAGAAccagcacaacaacaactgcAATGCCTGGAGGGCATACTGGCCTACtaaccccttccccaagaTCGATTCGGGGTTGAAGGTCAAGAAGTGGGTTGGTGAGCATCCTGATTGGTATATCAAGAACTAA